The Herminiimonas arsenitoxidans sequence AAGCGTCAGACATCAATAAGCTGATCCCAGAAAATGATCTGGCGCAAACACTGCATATCGTCGGACTCGGACAAGGTTTGATGGATGCATCTTTCTCGACCATGATCATGCGCAAGCATCATGGCAATGAGATTGATGCCAGCGTTCTTGGTCAACGCCGCCAGCGCGCCATTGAGCGCACGCTATTGTCATTGAATGAAACCTACAGCGCATTGCCTACGGATCGATTGACGCTGGCGGAAATCGTCGTGGCAGTCGCACTGGACTATGTCGCATTTCGATTGCCGCAAGTTGCATGGCAGCAGAAGTACGCGGCCTTAGTCGATCTGCACGAACAGATGAAAACGCGCGAGAGCTTTTCGCAAACGGTATTTGCATAAGCCAAGCTGATCGAGCAATGGCAGCAAAAATTTTCTCCACTTTGCTGCCCTCCAAATATCTAGCCAAACAATCATCAAAATACTGTTTGGTTTGTTTTTTCATTATATTTCAATTATTATTGAAATATTGAATTAAGGAGCCACATGGATACCAAAGACACCATTGCAGCACTCGCCGCACTCGCTCAGGAATCGCGTCTCGCCGTATTTCGCTTGCTGGTTCAGCTTGGCCCAGAAGGCATGGCAGCCACCAAAATTGGGGAACAGTTGGGCATTGCGCCCTCGTCCATGTCCTTTCACCTCAAGGAGCTGGTGCATGCAAACCTCATCGCGTCACGGCATGAAGGTCGCTTTGTCATTTACTCGGCCAACTTCAGCACGATGAATGCACTGATTGGCTTTCTGACGGAGAACTGCTGCGGTGGCAATGTGTGCTCGCCGGTTGTCGCTTGCTGTCCGTCTGAAGACGTGCGCTCTTGATTTAACTCCGACTATTCTCTGCCAATATCAACAATGCTTACGCTATACAAGGTGTGATGAAAATGTCTGTTCAATGTGAAGTCACCGGCAAACATGCAGCAAATGCACCTATGAGTGTTTTTGAACGCTATCTCACGCTCTGGGTGGGCTTGTGCATCATCGCCGGCATCGTTCTTGGTCAGATATTTCCAGTTGCGATACAAACCATAGGTTCACTGGAAATTGCGAAGGTCAATCTGCCTGTCGGCTTGTTGATTTGGGTAATGATCATCCCGATGCTGATCAAGATAGATTTCTCTGCATGGAATCAGATAAAGGGACACGTACGTGGCATAGGTGTGACCTTGTTTATCAACTGGGCCGTCAAACCATTCTCGATGGCCTTTCTTGCATGGCTGTTTATTCGTCACTGGTTCGCGCCGTATTTACCAGCCGATCAACTGGATTCGTATGTGGCTGGTCTTATTCTGCTGGCTGCCGCGCCATGCACGGCGATGGTTTTCGTATGGAGTCGCCTGACCGGTGGCGATCCCTACTTCACACTATCGCAAGTTGCGATGAACGATCTCATCATGGTGTTTGCATTCGCCCCCTTGGTAGCTTTGCTACTAGGCGTATCTAGCATTACCGTGCCGTGGGCCACGCTCGCCACATCCGTGCTGCTCTACATTGTTGTGCCTGTGGTGATCGCGCAAGTCTGGCGCAAGCTTTTATTAAAGCGCGGACAGGCCAGCTTCGATCAGGCGATGGAGCGCATACAACCTTGGTCTATTTCCGCCTTGCTGCTTACCTTGGTCTTATTGTTTTCCTTCCAGGGCAATACGATTATCGAACAACCGTTCGTGATCGCATTACTGGCTGTGCCTATCTTGATACAGGTATTTTTCAATTCGGCATTGGCTTATTGGCTGAATAGAGTTGTTGGTGAAAAGCACTCGATTGCCTGCCCATCCGCATTGATAGGCGCATCCAATTTCTTTGAACTGGCCGTAGCGGCAGCAATCAGCCTGTTCGGTTTTAAATCAGGTGCAGCACTTGCCACCGTTGTCGGTGTGTTGATTGAAGTGCCTGTCATGTTACTCATCGTCAGCATCGTCAATCGCAGCAAAGGCTGGTACGAAGCCAAAAGCTGAGTCACATCGATCACCTTAAAAAAACATCACGGAAGCACATATATGAACGCCACGATTTATCACAACCCTGATTGCGGCACATCACGCAATACCCTGGCGCTCATACGCCATGTCGGAATCGAACCTGAAGTCATTGAATATTTAAAACAGCCGCCATCACTGCAAACACTGAGCGCATTGATTGCAGATGCCGGCCTGTCGGTCCGCGCAGCGATCCGACAAAAAGGCACGCCTTATCTTGAACTGGGTCTGGATGATCCTGCGATCACTGACGCGCAACTGCTGGAAGCCATGATTGCCCATCCCATTTTGATTAATCGTCCATTTGTAGTGACGCCGTTAGGCACAAGATTGTGCCGACCATCCGAGTTGGTGCTGGATATCCTGCCACCATCGCCTAAAGCATCGTTCACGAAAGAAGATGGCGAGCTTGTCATCAATGCGGAGGGACAACGTGTCACTCAAAGCAACTGATTTACCAAATATCGTTCCTGAACATTTTCAGGTTCCGACCCGAGAAAGTTTTGCGTCTATCGAAAAGTCATCTCACGCACCAAGATTTTTGCTGTTATACGGCTCCTTACGCGAAACATCCTATAGTCGGATGCTGACCATGGACGCAGCCCGTCTGCTTGAAGCGATGGGCGGCGAAGTTGAAATCTTTGATCCTCGCGGTTTGCCTCTGCCAGACAGCGAACCGGAGACGCATCCAAAAGTGCAAGAGTTGAGAGATTTGGTGCAATGGGCAGAAGGCATGGTGTGGACCTCACCCGAACGACACGGTGCCATGACAGGCATCATGAAAGCACAGATAGACTGGATTCCATTAGCGATAGGAGCGGTACGTCCGACACAAGGAAAAACCCTCGCGCTGATGCAAGTATCCGGCGGCTCGCAGTCATTCAATGCACTCAATCAGATGCGCGTACTTGGCCGCTGGATGCGCATGATCACCATCCCCAACCAGTCTTCTGTCGCCAAGGCATTTCTTGAGTTTGATGAGCACGGACGCATGAAGCCATCGGCTTATTACGAACGCGTTGTCGATGTCATGGAAGAGCTTTACAAATTCACTCTGCTAACGCGCGATGTCTCATCGTATCTGGTTGATCGTTACAGTGAGCGCAAAGAAAGTGCCGACGAATTAAGTAAACGAGTTAATCAAAAAGCAATTTAGGAAGTGGCAGACCTTCGATCACATGCCTACATATATTTTCAATATTATTAATTTCTTTTAAGACATTCTTAAGTTTCATCTCCTAATATGCATCCCATAGCTGATCAAACTACGGGATGCATGCGTGAATCAAACCGATGAAATTACAGTATTAGAGCCTTACACAGACCTTCGCTCCCACGAGCGCCAACTAACGTTTTTCGGCAAAACATATCTAGCTAAAAACGTTACGATCCTGTTGGGCATTGCCTTTCCGCTCTTTCTTTTTCTTGCTCTGGCTATCGATATCAAGCATGGCGTCGCTTACGCGCTTGATACATCGTTCCTACTGACGCTGCATTCCTATGCGACGCCCTTGCTGGATCTTCTGGCACTCAAAATATCAGCGTTTGTGACCTTATTCAGCTTGCTTGTGCTGGCTTTTCTGGCGTTCCGTCGCCAGTGGCGTATAGCCTTTTTCTGGCTGCTGGCTGTCGGTGGCTCTGCCATTTTGAATTCGCTCGCCAAACACCTTTTTGAACGCGTCAGACCTGCCCTGTGGACACTGGTTGCGCCGGAAAGCACATTCAGCTTTCCCAGTGGCCATGCAATGCAGGCAATGACGATTGCTCTCACCCTCATTATTTTGCTGCGCGCCAGCCGTTACATTCGTGGCGTTGTCATTGCCAGCGCTGGATTTGTCTTGCTCGTCGGTTTATGCCGCATGTATCTGGGCTTGCATTACCCGTCGGATATCGTCGCTAGTTACCTGCTGTCAATAACATGGGTAAGTATTCTCATTACGTTTTTTAGTGAGCGCTACTACACGCCACTTGCTGGTTTATCCAAGCGTTAAACCTTACTGCCATGCAACTTAACCCGCTCTTAACGGGACCGTTAGTACCCTCCACGAATGACGGCACATCATGTGCAGGGTCAGGTGTGGACGAAAGGGAGTGCGGTATGCGCGTATTGCTTATTGAAGATGATTCAATGATCGGTGAAAGCCTGGAAGAAGGCTTGCGTAAAGAACGTTATGCAGTGGATTGGGCGCGGGATGGCAATACAGCCGACCTTGCGCTGCGCAGCCATGAATACGACATTATCCTGCTCGATCTTGGCTTACCCAAAAAAGATGGCATTACCGTGCTGGATGAATATCGCCGCAGAAAAGGTGATGCAGCGGTACTCATCATCTCCGCGCGTGATGCAACAGCAGCGCGCATACAAGGACTCGATGCTGGAGCCGATGATTACCTGATCAAGCCATTTGATTTGGATGAGTTATTTGCCCGTATGCGCGCACTTCTACGCCGTCGTTCCGGGCGCAGCAATCCTGAAATGGCTTACGGCGAATTAACCATCAATCCTGCTACACGTGAAATCACTTTCAAGGGCTTGCCCCTGCACTTGTCTTCGCGCGAATTTACCGTGCTCCTTGCCTTGCTCGATCAACCCGGCCGCATCATGTCGAGAGCGCAACTGGAAGAACGACTGTATGGCTGGAACGAGGAAATCGGCAGTAATGCAGTTGAAGTTTATGTGCATGGATTGCGCAAAAAACTTGGTCCCGACTTCATCCAAAACGTGCGCGGCATAGGATACAAGGTCGGTATCGCGGCATGATGACAATACGTCGTCAGCTTCTCATCTATCTGTTTGGCGGCATGATCTCAGCCACGCTGTTGGCAGGTTTTGCCACCTACATTCAGGTGCGATCCGAGATGGGCGAGATGTTCGATTATCAAATCAAGCAAATTGCGATTGCACTGCCAGCTGAGTTATCGAACGGTCACCAATTGCCAGATGAAAGCGATTTAGATGATGAAATCGTGATGCAGATATGGGATGGAGACGGCCAGCTCGTATTTACATCCTCACCGATGATACAGCTGCAGAAGGTCAAAGGTTTTGGCTTTAACTACACGTCCTTCAAAGACAAGAAATGGCGTATATACAGCGAACTTGACCAAGGTCGCACAATTCAGATTTCGCAACCTGTAGCCATCCGCAATCGCATGGCTGTATCAATGGCATTGCGCTCGCTAATACCGTTTGTCATTCTCATTCCTATACTGGCACTCCTTATCTGGATAGTCGTTGGACGCGGTCTTGCCCCTATGCAGCGCCTGGCAAAATCCATCAGTCAACGCTCGCCAGATGCGCTCGATCCATTACCGGATGAAAGCTATCCACCAGAGCTGCGTCCGATGTTCATCGCATTGAACGGCCTGTTAACAAGAGTGGATCAAGCCCGCTCGGCACAGCGCGCGTTTGTCTCGGATGCTGCGCACGAATTGCGTACACCTTTGGCAGCATTGAAGCTGCAATTGCAATTGGTTGAACGTGAAAACACCGATCGCACATTGGAACCAGGTTTCGCCAAATTGCATGAACGCATCAATCGGGCTACGCACTTGGTGCAACAATTATTGACACTGGCAAGACAAGAACGACAGATGCCAGAGCGCACTTACAAGCATATCGATTTGCGCGAATTGGTTGCTCGTGTTGTGTCTGATCACATGCCGCAAGCTGAACACAAAGGCGTTGATCTCGGCGTAGTCACACAGGATGACGACAATGGAAGTCCAATCACGATCGTGGGCGACGAAGACAACTTGCGCATACTGCTGGGCAATCTTGTTGACAATGCCGTGCGCTACACACCTGTCAACGGTCGTGTTGATGTCAGTGCATCCATGACTGGCGGCACCGCATTGCTGCGTGTTGCAGACAATGGTGCTGGCATTCCCGTCGAGGATCACAACCGCGTATTCGATCGCTTCTATCGTCGTGAAGGAACGGGGCAATCAGGTAGCGGACTTGGTCTTTTTATCGTAAAAACCATCGCCGCCCAACATCACGCCACAATCAAACTGGGTACCGCACAAAGCATAGGTGGCTTGCTCGTTACTGTCTGCTTCCAACCCGCACCAACAACAAATTCTCCATCTCGTGAAAGCGCTTCTGCTTCCACTCTTCTTCGAGACACCAATGAGTCACCTAGCATTTCCTGAATTAAGACCGTTTACAGCATCCGTCGGTAACAACGCGCGACCTGCAATCACGCGTACACCGCATCGTTATCTGCGGTGGTTGCTCGGCGCAGCTATCCTGTTGCTGATCTATCGCATAGGGCTCATGGCTTTACTGCCATTGGCCGACACCACTGAAGCGCGCTATGGCGAAATTGCCAGACAAGCCGTCGCCAACGGTTTTTGGCTGATGCCGCACATCGATCCGAACACGCCCTTCTTTGCCAAACCACCGCTATCGACATGGGCCAGTGCCGTCTCGATGATACTTTTCGGCGTCAATGAATTTGCCGCACGCTTGCCGGCCTTGCTGGCATCGCTGATCGCACTGTGGGTAGCAATGTCATTCGCCAAAGAACTGCAAATACGTCAACGTTGGCTGGTCGCACCGGTGCTCGCGACATCACCGTTATTCTTTCTGTGTGCCGGTGCCGTCATGACGGATGCGCTGCAGATGGTCTTGATTGTCGCTGCGCTGTATTTTGCATGGCGCGCATTGGATGCTGCTGACAAAGGTCATCCTGAACGCCACTGGCGCATCGCATTCTGGGTCATGATAGGTCTTGGCGCACTGTGCAAAGGTCTCGCAACATGGGCCTTGATCGGCTTGCCCCTGATTGCTTACGCAGTGACAGAACGACGCCCTTTGCAAATGTTCAAGCAAGTCTTCGATTGGGGCGGCGTTGCGATTGCTGCGTGCATTTTTATGCCTTGGTATATCGCGGCTGAATATTACAATCCCGGTTTCTTGAATTACTTCATCATTGGTGAGCACTTCGCGCGTTTTTTGGTACCGGGCTGGAAAGGTGATCACTACGGCATCGCACAACATCAACCTATCGGCGCTATCTGGATTTTCTGGACGCTGGGCATCTTGCCGTGGATAGGCGTGTTTGTAATGGAACTGCTACGTCTGTTTTCCAAACAACGTAAACAGACAAAACCGATAGAGCGTTTCTTGTGGTGCGCTACCTTGGCACCGCTGATTTTCTTTACTTTCAGCCGCAATATCATCTGGACCTACGGGCTAACTGCAGCATTGCCGTTTAGCGTACTCGCTGCGCGTTGGTTGGAGAAAGCTTCAGCCACGATGCAGAGACGCGCCAGCATAGGCGTCATGGCCATTGCGTGCCTCTACGTTCTAAGTGGACCATACGTACAAGAAAAAGTCGCAGCCAATTCAGATCGCGATCTTATAGCCGCCTTTAATCGCATTGCCGAACCCGGCACAGAACTAGCCTATCGCATGCATCCGGCATATTCATCCGACTACTATTCAAGAGGCAATTTGGAATACGATCCAAATGCCGCACTGGCAAATAATCCAGAGAAAGAATTGGTCGTGATTGATAGCAGCGACATCCAGAAGGATGGGATCAAAGCTGATCATGTGCTGTATGTTGGGAAATTTCACGCTTTGATACGCCCCGAATAAACAGGTAAGGCTCTATCCAGGTCTACGTCGAAACCATCCTGCAAGCGATAAGCGATCTCGCGTTGCTGGCAATACTTCATGCAGCATATCGGCCGATAGAAACAATACGAGGCGACTGCCTGAAGGCGAAATATCTTCGGTAGATTTTCCTTCCGGATGCAGACGTAGTGCGCCGCCCTCTTCCAGCAACCACTCATGGTTGAGATAAATCACGACCGAGATCGTGCGGCAGTCGTCGTCGCGAAAACGATCCAGATGTTTTAAGTAAGAAGCACCGGGTGAGTAAAAGGCGAAATGACTTTCGTACTCTTCCAATCCCAGATAGAGCGTGCGATTCAAGGCGACGCGTAGTTCTTCCATGATCTGCAAATACCGATCACACGCGATCGACTGCCCGGCTTTGAGCCAGACAATTTGATCGCCACGTATCTCTGGCCGTACTGCTTGCACATCGCCACGACCTACGCCAGCCAGTTTCAACGCGCCACTGCCCATCAATGCCTGGCACTCTGCAGCCAAAGCCAGCGTCAACTCTTCCGATAAAAAGAGATTCTGCTGCGACCAACCTTGCTCGCTTAAATCGTCACCAATATTCAGCCGCAGCGCGTCGCTGAAATGTTCGGGATGAGCGGAGAATGCTGTAAGCATCGTTTTGAGTCTTTTCTAAAAAACGTGCTTTTAAATACATCACCGCTAGTCATTACCCATGACGCAGCAATCACAAAGTACTACTCTCCGCTGGCAACGATGCGATAAACGCATCGCCCTGCATCGGCCAGCAAATGCTGCTCGCGTGTCACGGTAGCATCCTTTCCCACAACCTCTTGGAACAATTTCAGCTCGGAGCGACAAAAGCCCTGACATGTTCGCGCTGCGGCACAAATAGGACAATGATCCTCGATCAGCAGCCAATCCTTGCCATCGCGCTCAACACGCGCCATATAGCCTTCTTCCGTGCGTACTGCGGCCAATCGTTTCAATCGCTCTTGCACCGTTTTGCCGGTACAGCTTTGTATGTACACCGTGCGGGTTTCTGACTCACGCTGGGTAATCAAGCGCTCCAATCCTTCTTCACCAAACAGTTGCCGCACGCTGCCTATCAATTGCACCGTCAACTGCGCATGCGTATCGGGAAAGCGTGCATTACCTGCATCAGTCAGCACCCAGCTCTGACGTGGGCGCCCGACACCAGACGCAGCTTCCTGACGACCTGCTATCAAGCCCGCAGTCATCAGCTTCTGCACCTGCTGCCGCGCAGCTTCAGCGGTCATGTCCAATGCACGCGCCAGATCGGCAGTCGAGGTTGGCCCCTTTGTCTTGATAAAGAAGAGGATGCGATCTGCAGTTTGTGTGGAATCCATATTTTCCAAGTAATTACTTGCATAATTCATTGCGTCAGCCTATTATCCAAGACAATGATTGGATAATAGGCCGTCGTGGCCATCATGTCGAGGAAATAATGAGTAACAACCATATCCCACCTGCCACTTGGGGCGCTCTGTTGCGTGGGCAAAACGGCTTGCGCGCACTGGCACTGACGGGCGGCGTCGCACTGCATGCCATCAATGTACATATCGTCACGACCGTTTTACCCTCCGTCGTCCGAGAAATCGGTGGACTGGATTGGTATGCATGGAACACCACCCTGTTTATGGTGGCCTCCATCATAGGTGCGGCTTTTTCGGTGCGCCTGCTGGCGGCGCTCGGGCCACGTTCGTCTTATCTGTCAGCCTTGCTGATATTTACCGTTGGCTCCGCCGTCTGCGCCATGGCCAGTTCGATGCCCATGATGCTGGCTGGACGCAGCATTCAAGGTTTGGGTGGTGGCTTTTTGGCAGCGCTCAGTTATGGTTTGATACGTGTCGTGTTTGAACCACCTCTGTGGCCACGCGCGATTGCACTGGTATCCGGTATGTGGGGCATCTCCACCTTATGCGGACCGGCAGTCGGCGGTTTGTTCGCAGAAGCAGGTCATTGGCGCTGGGCGTTCTGGACTTTGCTGCCGATTGCCCTCGCCCAAGCCTCGCTTGTCGCAGTACAGTTGCGCCCGGAAAATCTGGCAACGGTGCCACGCGCTAAAACTGCACCGCCCGTACCGCTACAACAAATCGCTTTACTCACCGTGTCAGTCTTGGCTATCGCTGCGGGCAGTCTGTCGCCAGTGCTGTTATGGCAAACCGTGGGAGTGGGCATAGGCTTGCTGCTTGGTGCCGCGACGATATACTGCGAACGCCGAGCCAGCGTACACATGTTGCCGACGCGCGGCACCGAACTCAGCACGCCGCTGGGCGCGGTGTATGCCAGTGTTGCCTTGCTGCTGATAGGGATCATGACGGAAATTTTCGTCCCCTACTTCCTGCAAACCTTGCATGGTCACGCGCCATTGACTGCGGGTTACCTGACTGCTGCGATGGCTGCCGGTTGGAGCGTAGGTTCGTTGCTGTCGTCTGGGCATAACAATGCAGGCGCGGCACGCATGTTACGGACCGGACCGACCTTGTGCACGATCAGCTTGATAGCACTGGCCATCCTGATTCCATTTGATCTGGGCTTGCATGTACATCTGCGTACAACGCTGTGCGCAATTGCACTGGCTGGTGTCGGTGCCGGCGTCGGCATAGGTTGGCCGCATCTGGTGACACGCGTGTTGACACTGGCGCCGCATGGTGAAGAGTCCACTGCTTCTGCTGCAGTAACCACTGTGCAGCTTTACGGTATGGCAGTCGGTGCGGCGATTGCCGGGTTGGTGGTGAATGCTGCCGGCATAACTTCACCGGGCGGTGTCGCCGGCGCGCAGTCGGCAGCTGTATGGCTGTTTGCCAGTTTTGCTTTAGCACCAGCTTTGGCAGCATTACTTGCACGCCGTATCACTACACACAATTAATAAAGCGGTGTTGCCTGACTAGGCAACACCGCTTCAAATGCAGAACAAACAAAGATTAGTAAGTGCCTGGGATCAGGATGTTTTTGTCGACTCGCTTCACGTCCGTCAGGCCGCAAAACGCCATCGTCAAATCAAGTTCGTTTTCAATAATCTCCAGGCATCTGGTGACGCCTTCTTCGCCCATCGCACCCAAGCCGTACAAAAACGAGCGACCGATGTAGACGCCTTTCGCGCCTAAAGCGATCGCCTTGATCACGTCTTGGCCGGAACGTATGCCGCCATCCATTTGTACTTCAATTTGATCACCGACTGCATCGA is a genomic window containing:
- a CDS encoding 2OG-Fe(II) oxygenase, which encodes MLTAFSAHPEHFSDALRLNIGDDLSEQGWSQQNLFLSEELTLALAAECQALMGSGALKLAGVGRGDVQAVRPEIRGDQIVWLKAGQSIACDRYLQIMEELRVALNRTLYLGLEEYESHFAFYSPGASYLKHLDRFRDDDCRTISVVIYLNHEWLLEEGGALRLHPEGKSTEDISPSGSRLVLFLSADMLHEVLPATRDRLSLAGWFRRRPG
- a CDS encoding helix-turn-helix transcriptional regulator, translated to MNYASNYLENMDSTQTADRILFFIKTKGPTSTADLARALDMTAEAARQQVQKLMTAGLIAGRQEAASGVGRPRQSWVLTDAGNARFPDTHAQLTVQLIGSVRQLFGEEGLERLITQRESETRTVYIQSCTGKTVQERLKRLAAVRTEEGYMARVERDGKDWLLIEDHCPICAAARTCQGFCRSELKLFQEVVGKDATVTREQHLLADAGRCVYRIVASGE
- the arsH gene encoding arsenical resistance protein ArsH codes for the protein MRRDNVSLKATDLPNIVPEHFQVPTRESFASIEKSSHAPRFLLLYGSLRETSYSRMLTMDAARLLEAMGGEVEIFDPRGLPLPDSEPETHPKVQELRDLVQWAEGMVWTSPERHGAMTGIMKAQIDWIPLAIGAVRPTQGKTLALMQVSGGSQSFNALNQMRVLGRWMRMITIPNQSSVAKAFLEFDEHGRMKPSAYYERVVDVMEELYKFTLLTRDVSSYLVDRYSERKESADELSKRVNQKAI
- a CDS encoding ArsR/SmtB family transcription factor, giving the protein MDTKDTIAALAALAQESRLAVFRLLVQLGPEGMAATKIGEQLGIAPSSMSFHLKELVHANLIASRHEGRFVIYSANFSTMNALIGFLTENCCGGNVCSPVVACCPSEDVRS
- a CDS encoding phosphatase PAP2 family protein: MNQTDEITVLEPYTDLRSHERQLTFFGKTYLAKNVTILLGIAFPLFLFLALAIDIKHGVAYALDTSFLLTLHSYATPLLDLLALKISAFVTLFSLLVLAFLAFRRQWRIAFFWLLAVGGSAILNSLAKHLFERVRPALWTLVAPESTFSFPSGHAMQAMTIALTLIILLRASRYIRGVVIASAGFVLLVGLCRMYLGLHYPSDIVASYLLSITWVSILITFFSERYYTPLAGLSKR
- a CDS encoding glutathione S-transferase N-terminal domain-containing protein, producing the protein MQLFLNRTSPYARVARIVALEKGLESNLLLLWSDPWADEADLLQRNPVGRVPILITDHGQSIAESLLIALYLDQASDINKLIPENDLAQTLHIVGLGQGLMDASFSTMIMRKHHGNEIDASVLGQRRQRAIERTLLSLNETYSALPTDRLTLAEIVVAVALDYVAFRLPQVAWQQKYAALVDLHEQMKTRESFSQTVFA
- a CDS encoding ArnT family glycosyltransferase, with amino-acid sequence MSHLAFPELRPFTASVGNNARPAITRTPHRYLRWLLGAAILLLIYRIGLMALLPLADTTEARYGEIARQAVANGFWLMPHIDPNTPFFAKPPLSTWASAVSMILFGVNEFAARLPALLASLIALWVAMSFAKELQIRQRWLVAPVLATSPLFFLCAGAVMTDALQMVLIVAALYFAWRALDAADKGHPERHWRIAFWVMIGLGALCKGLATWALIGLPLIAYAVTERRPLQMFKQVFDWGGVAIAACIFMPWYIAAEYYNPGFLNYFIIGEHFARFLVPGWKGDHYGIAQHQPIGAIWIFWTLGILPWIGVFVMELLRLFSKQRKQTKPIERFLWCATLAPLIFFTFSRNIIWTYGLTAALPFSVLAARWLEKASATMQRRASIGVMAIACLYVLSGPYVQEKVAANSDRDLIAAFNRIAEPGTELAYRMHPAYSSDYYSRGNLEYDPNAALANNPEKELVVIDSSDIQKDGIKADHVLYVGKFHALIRPE
- the arsB gene encoding ACR3 family arsenite efflux transporter, producing MSVQCEVTGKHAANAPMSVFERYLTLWVGLCIIAGIVLGQIFPVAIQTIGSLEIAKVNLPVGLLIWVMIIPMLIKIDFSAWNQIKGHVRGIGVTLFINWAVKPFSMAFLAWLFIRHWFAPYLPADQLDSYVAGLILLAAAPCTAMVFVWSRLTGGDPYFTLSQVAMNDLIMVFAFAPLVALLLGVSSITVPWATLATSVLLYIVVPVVIAQVWRKLLLKRGQASFDQAMERIQPWSISALLLTLVLLFSFQGNTIIEQPFVIALLAVPILIQVFFNSALAYWLNRVVGEKHSIACPSALIGASNFFELAVAAAISLFGFKSGAALATVVGVLIEVPVMLLIVSIVNRSKGWYEAKS
- a CDS encoding MFS transporter; protein product: MSNNHIPPATWGALLRGQNGLRALALTGGVALHAINVHIVTTVLPSVVREIGGLDWYAWNTTLFMVASIIGAAFSVRLLAALGPRSSYLSALLIFTVGSAVCAMASSMPMMLAGRSIQGLGGGFLAALSYGLIRVVFEPPLWPRAIALVSGMWGISTLCGPAVGGLFAEAGHWRWAFWTLLPIALAQASLVAVQLRPENLATVPRAKTAPPVPLQQIALLTVSVLAIAAGSLSPVLLWQTVGVGIGLLLGAATIYCERRASVHMLPTRGTELSTPLGAVYASVALLLIGIMTEIFVPYFLQTLHGHAPLTAGYLTAAMAAGWSVGSLLSSGHNNAGAARMLRTGPTLCTISLIALAILIPFDLGLHVHLRTTLCAIALAGVGAGVGIGWPHLVTRVLTLAPHGEESTASAAVTTVQLYGMAVGAAIAGLVVNAAGITSPGGVAGAQSAAVWLFASFALAPALAALLARRITTHN
- the arsC gene encoding arsenate reductase (glutaredoxin) (This arsenate reductase requires both glutathione and glutaredoxin to convert arsenate to arsenite, after which the efflux transporter formed by ArsA and ArsB can extrude the arsenite from the cell, providing resistance.), whose product is MNATIYHNPDCGTSRNTLALIRHVGIEPEVIEYLKQPPSLQTLSALIADAGLSVRAAIRQKGTPYLELGLDDPAITDAQLLEAMIAHPILINRPFVVTPLGTRLCRPSELVLDILPPSPKASFTKEDGELVINAEGQRVTQSN
- a CDS encoding ATP-binding protein, with product MMTIRRQLLIYLFGGMISATLLAGFATYIQVRSEMGEMFDYQIKQIAIALPAELSNGHQLPDESDLDDEIVMQIWDGDGQLVFTSSPMIQLQKVKGFGFNYTSFKDKKWRIYSELDQGRTIQISQPVAIRNRMAVSMALRSLIPFVILIPILALLIWIVVGRGLAPMQRLAKSISQRSPDALDPLPDESYPPELRPMFIALNGLLTRVDQARSAQRAFVSDAAHELRTPLAALKLQLQLVERENTDRTLEPGFAKLHERINRATHLVQQLLTLARQERQMPERTYKHIDLRELVARVVSDHMPQAEHKGVDLGVVTQDDDNGSPITIVGDEDNLRILLGNLVDNAVRYTPVNGRVDVSASMTGGTALLRVADNGAGIPVEDHNRVFDRFYRREGTGQSGSGLGLFIVKTIAAQHHATIKLGTAQSIGGLLVTVCFQPAPTTNSPSRESASASTLLRDTNESPSIS
- a CDS encoding response regulator transcription factor yields the protein MRVLLIEDDSMIGESLEEGLRKERYAVDWARDGNTADLALRSHEYDIILLDLGLPKKDGITVLDEYRRRKGDAAVLIISARDATAARIQGLDAGADDYLIKPFDLDELFARMRALLRRRSGRSNPEMAYGELTINPATREITFKGLPLHLSSREFTVLLALLDQPGRIMSRAQLEERLYGWNEEIGSNAVEVYVHGLRKKLGPDFIQNVRGIGYKVGIAA